The Acidobacteriota bacterium genome has a segment encoding these proteins:
- the miaB gene encoding tRNA (N6-isopentenyl adenosine(37)-C2)-methylthiotransferase MiaB, with protein sequence MEAPKRYFVETWGCQMNDHDSEKLAGHLERRGYRTCAAAEEADVILLNTCSVRGKAAEKFYSDLGRLKLLKRRRPDLLLVVCGCVAQHDRERVLERAPYVDVVLGTRGTNHLPELLDRRIEEQTPQVDMRRYADALYYDPRYIRRGSKVKAYITAMEGCSKVCTFCIVPVTRGAEVSRPFEDVLAEARLLAERGYKEVQILGQNVSSYSSGGRDFADLLEAVARVKGLERVRFVTSYPSEFTERTMDVMAAYDTIAKALHFPVQAGSNRVLRRMKRFYTREEYLEKAALLRKKMPRIALSTDVIVGFPGETEEDFQETMSLVREAGFEWMYSFKYSPRRGTPAARYEDTVPEAAKRDRLERLQAMHRPMQERALRACEGRTEEVLVEDSSKRGGGALTGRTEANYVVNFPGDAALVGRLVPVRIERANPNSLWGEVVSNSASRSLLGGARPHGQAGL encoded by the coding sequence ATGGAAGCGCCGAAACGCTATTTCGTCGAGACCTGGGGCTGCCAGATGAACGACCACGACTCGGAAAAGCTGGCCGGGCATCTGGAGCGGCGCGGCTACCGCACCTGTGCGGCGGCCGAGGAGGCCGACGTCATCCTGCTCAATACGTGCTCTGTGCGCGGCAAGGCCGCCGAGAAGTTCTACTCTGACCTTGGCCGCCTGAAGCTCCTCAAGCGCCGCCGCCCCGACCTTCTCCTCGTCGTCTGCGGGTGCGTGGCCCAGCACGACCGGGAGCGCGTTCTGGAGCGCGCGCCTTACGTGGACGTCGTCCTGGGGACGCGCGGCACGAACCACTTGCCCGAGCTCCTCGACCGCCGCATCGAGGAGCAGACCCCGCAGGTCGATATGCGACGCTACGCCGATGCGCTCTACTACGATCCGCGGTACATCCGGCGCGGCTCGAAGGTGAAGGCGTACATAACGGCTATGGAAGGCTGCAGCAAGGTCTGCACCTTCTGCATCGTGCCCGTGACGCGCGGCGCCGAGGTGAGCCGCCCGTTCGAGGACGTTCTCGCCGAGGCCCGGTTGCTCGCCGAGCGGGGCTACAAGGAGGTGCAGATACTCGGGCAGAACGTCAGCTCCTATAGCTCGGGCGGCAGGGATTTTGCCGACTTGCTAGAAGCGGTGGCGCGGGTGAAGGGGCTCGAGCGGGTGCGCTTCGTCACGTCCTACCCGAGCGAGTTCACCGAGCGGACGATGGACGTCATGGCCGCCTACGACACCATCGCCAAGGCCCTGCATTTTCCCGTGCAGGCCGGCTCGAACCGCGTGCTCCGGCGCATGAAGCGTTTCTATACGCGCGAGGAGTATCTCGAAAAGGCGGCGCTTCTTCGCAAGAAGATGCCCCGAATCGCCCTCTCGACCGACGTCATCGTGGGCTTCCCCGGCGAGACGGAGGAAGATTTCCAGGAGACGATGTCGCTCGTGCGCGAGGCGGGTTTCGAGTGGATGTATTCGTTCAAGTATTCTCCGCGCCGCGGCACGCCCGCCGCGCGCTACGAGGACACGGTGCCCGAGGCCGCGAAGCGGGACCGCCTGGAGCGGCTCCAGGCCATGCATCGACCCATGCAGGAGCGGGCGCTGCGCGCCTGCGAGGGACGCACCGAGGAGGTGCTCGTGGAGGACTCGAGCAAGAGGGGCGGGGGCGCCCTCACCGGCCGCACCGAGGCGAACTACGTGGTGAATTTCCCGGGCGACGCCGCGCTCGTCGGGCGGCTCGTGCCGGTGCGCATCGAGCGAGCCAACCCGAACAGCCTGTGGGGAGAAGTTGTTTCCAACTCCGCGTCGCGGTCCCTCCTCGGCGGCGCCCGGCCGCACGGACAGGCGGGCCTTTAG
- a CDS encoding undecaprenyl/decaprenyl-phosphate alpha-N-acetylglucosaminyl 1-phosphate transferase: protein MLLLLLAFALSFLLSLYGTPLAAAAARRFGIVDRPDGHLKVHTESVPYLGGLAVYIAFLLSYGVVFDYEPRILGLLLSANIVVTLGLLDDFGAITPKVKFLGQLLAAFVLVRSDIVIELAILPPWLNAALTVIWVIGMMNALNIIDIMDGLAGGTALVAAAFFMGISVLTNASFMSFVAATLLGSLLGFLRHNYHPASIYLGDTGSMFLGLVLATFALVADYSDRNPLGFLSPLFILCVPLFDMAYVSLLRTLKGRPFYFGSKDHYALRLQGKWPSVPAVVNVSCLVGIAGGVLGVANMFVSPRTSLVMLGGVLVFFSGVGVWLAGGRGDEEA from the coding sequence ATGCTGCTCCTGCTCCTCGCCTTCGCGCTTTCTTTTCTTCTCTCCCTTTACGGGACGCCGCTGGCCGCGGCGGCCGCGCGCCGCTTCGGCATCGTGGACCGGCCGGATGGACACCTGAAGGTTCATACCGAGTCCGTTCCCTACCTCGGCGGCCTCGCCGTCTACATCGCCTTTCTTCTCTCCTACGGCGTCGTATTCGACTACGAGCCGCGAATTTTGGGACTTCTGCTTTCCGCGAACATTGTGGTCACGCTGGGTCTTCTCGACGACTTCGGGGCCATCACACCCAAGGTCAAGTTCCTTGGCCAGCTTCTTGCCGCGTTCGTGCTGGTGCGCAGCGACATCGTCATCGAGCTCGCCATCCTGCCGCCGTGGCTCAACGCGGCGCTCACCGTCATCTGGGTCATAGGCATGATGAACGCACTCAACATCATCGACATCATGGACGGCCTCGCCGGCGGTACGGCCCTGGTCGCGGCCGCGTTTTTCATGGGTATCTCCGTGCTCACGAACGCCTCTTTTATGAGCTTCGTGGCGGCGACGCTTCTTGGAAGCCTTCTCGGCTTCCTGCGCCACAACTATCATCCGGCGAGCATTTACCTGGGCGACACGGGAAGCATGTTCCTGGGCCTCGTACTGGCCACGTTCGCCCTGGTCGCCGACTACTCGGACCGAAATCCTTTGGGCTTCCTTAGTCCCCTTTTTATCCTGTGCGTTCCCCTGTTCGACATGGCTTACGTAAGCCTTTTGAGGACGCTTAAAGGACGCCCCTTCTATTTTGGCAGCAAGGACCATTACGCGCTCCGCCTCCAGGGGAAATGGCCCTCCGTTCCCGCCGTGGTGAACGTTTCGTGCCTGGTGGGAATCGCGGGGGGCGTGTTGGGGGTTGCGAATATGTTCGTCTCGCCGCGGACGAGCCTCGTCATGCTCGGCGGGGTGTTGGTTTTCTTTTCGGGCGTGGGCGTCTGGCTTGCGGGCGGGCGCGGGGACGAGGAGGCGTAG
- a CDS encoding rRNA pseudouridine synthase, whose protein sequence is MEERLQKILARAGVASRRRAERLLSEGRVTVNGRVVRTPGAKADAARDSIKVDGKLVSRPERKVYLLFHKPRNVVTTLDDPRGRPCVRDFLKRVRERVYPVGRLDFASEGALLLTNDGELARALMHPRHGVEKIYHVKVQGRPGEKTLDRLRRGIRLDGVRLRPCRIRRLRQKEHTWFEIALREGRNRQLRRMFGAAGHPVLKLRRVAVGPVALARLEPGGRRSLRRREVEALRRACMSGICKPGKAVLP, encoded by the coding sequence ATGGAAGAGCGCCTTCAAAAGATTCTTGCGCGCGCCGGCGTCGCCTCCAGGAGGCGCGCCGAGCGGCTTCTCTCGGAGGGACGGGTCACGGTGAACGGCCGCGTCGTGCGCACGCCCGGGGCCAAGGCCGACGCGGCGCGCGATTCCATAAAGGTGGACGGAAAGCTCGTTAGCAGGCCGGAGCGCAAGGTCTATCTTCTTTTTCACAAGCCGCGGAACGTCGTGACCACGCTCGACGACCCGCGCGGACGGCCCTGCGTCCGGGATTTCCTCAAGCGCGTCAGGGAGCGCGTGTACCCGGTAGGAAGGCTCGATTTTGCGAGCGAGGGGGCGCTTCTTCTCACGAACGACGGCGAGCTCGCCCGGGCGCTCATGCACCCTCGGCACGGGGTCGAGAAAATCTATCACGTGAAGGTGCAGGGCAGGCCAGGCGAGAAAACGCTCGACCGCCTGCGGCGTGGCATCCGCCTCGACGGCGTCCGCCTGCGGCCCTGCCGCATCCGCCGCCTTCGGCAAAAGGAGCACACGTGGTTCGAGATAGCCCTGCGCGAGGGGCGCAACCGCCAGCTGCGGCGCATGTTCGGCGCCGCGGGGCATCCCGTGCTCAAGCTCAGGCGCGTCGCCGTCGGCCCCGTCGCGCTCGCGCGTCTTGAGCCCGGCGGGCGTCGCTCGCTCAGGCGCCGGGAGGTCGAGGCGCTCCGCCGCGCCTGCATGAGCGGAATTTGCAAACCAGGAAAGGCTGTGCTACCGTAG
- a CDS encoding glycosyltransferase family 39 protein gives MMWESRSLGRGAAAAAALWGVGMLLVQAHAHVRVWAEALGVWVLLGAAVLAMRGVGEVVLDAALGEWKEGFLLRTLAAVGVGMGVLSLLMFFLGLAGLYNPWTAYGALAVALAATAGRTRRFVLAAWERGGAWIRSLSAAEAALGLALAGVLLVPVVLSFVPPTFYDTLALNLGLSNRYVLEGGLSTYPYNHHTFFPQNTEMLITFFLLLFPSYELAQAWNALAAVFSAAAVYALARIWLPRAWSFAASLLYITTPAVLGLGSILKNDTTIAFICVLSLAFAERGLTERRGALLALSGVLAGWAMGAKYSAVVFGAALGVAVTLSAGWRRRSLGAAAKAAAVFGTVAVLVASPWYVRTAVRTGNPVYPAFGHVFPMPPFAGTQYEHDILSTRGVSEFFLLPWRLTMESRRYGHFGEPGVFYLAAVPLVLFAAARMRSLRWLLAWSALMYVLWAATLVWLRLLFPALAVWAVAAVWGMRRAGEGRPWLRRALGGLAGWCVAVNLFSFAVYHHAVIEPAVPLFGAPHEREEWLARHVPYRPAAQCANEKLAPSDKILLVGETRTYYLRVPHESDTAYDRTAIVEYAAEADSAETLARVLREKGFTHLLIHAREVERLHRQYGYMAFHEGGHLEIFQALLAQCAPVCSENGVELLQLP, from the coding sequence ATGATGTGGGAGAGCCGCTCGCTGGGGCGCGGCGCGGCCGCCGCCGCGGCGCTGTGGGGTGTGGGGATGCTGCTCGTGCAAGCGCATGCCCATGTTCGTGTGTGGGCGGAAGCCCTCGGCGTCTGGGTGCTGCTCGGCGCGGCCGTGCTGGCGATGCGCGGCGTAGGCGAAGTGGTTCTCGACGCCGCCCTTGGAGAATGGAAAGAGGGTTTTCTCCTGAGAACGCTTGCGGCCGTCGGGGTGGGAATGGGAGTGCTGAGTCTTCTCATGTTCTTTCTGGGACTCGCTGGCCTGTACAACCCCTGGACGGCCTACGGCGCGCTGGCGGTGGCGCTCGCCGCGACGGCGGGGCGGACTCGCCGCTTTGTCCTGGCCGCATGGGAGCGAGGCGGAGCGTGGATTCGCTCGCTGAGCGCCGCGGAGGCGGCGCTCGGCCTCGCGCTCGCCGGCGTGCTCCTCGTCCCCGTCGTGCTGTCCTTCGTGCCGCCCACCTTTTACGACACGCTGGCGCTCAATCTGGGCCTTTCAAACCGTTACGTGCTGGAGGGCGGTCTTTCAACCTACCCTTACAACCACCACACGTTTTTTCCTCAGAACACCGAGATGCTCATCACGTTCTTTCTCCTGCTTTTTCCCTCCTACGAGCTGGCGCAGGCGTGGAACGCGCTGGCGGCGGTCTTCTCCGCGGCGGCCGTGTACGCGCTTGCGCGTATATGGCTCCCGCGCGCGTGGTCGTTCGCGGCTTCCCTCCTCTATATCACGACGCCCGCCGTGCTGGGCCTGGGAAGTATTCTTAAAAACGATACGACCATTGCCTTTATCTGCGTCTTGTCGCTCGCCTTTGCCGAGCGCGGATTAACGGAGCGACGCGGCGCGCTGCTTGCGCTGAGCGGCGTGCTCGCGGGCTGGGCCATGGGGGCGAAATACTCCGCCGTCGTGTTCGGCGCGGCGCTGGGGGTTGCCGTCACGTTGAGCGCCGGATGGCGCCGCCGCTCGCTCGGGGCCGCTGCGAAGGCCGCCGCGGTCTTCGGCACGGTGGCGGTCTTGGTGGCTTCGCCCTGGTACGTTCGAACCGCCGTCCGCACGGGGAACCCCGTCTATCCCGCCTTCGGCCATGTTTTTCCCATGCCGCCGTTTGCGGGAACTCAGTACGAACATGATATCCTGAGCACGCGCGGGGTTTCGGAATTTTTTCTTCTTCCCTGGCGGCTCACGATGGAAAGCCGCCGCTACGGCCACTTCGGCGAGCCCGGAGTGTTCTATCTGGCCGCCGTTCCACTGGTGCTTTTCGCGGCGGCGAGGATGCGGTCCCTGCGCTGGCTTCTCGCGTGGTCGGCGCTCATGTACGTTTTGTGGGCGGCGACCCTCGTGTGGCTGCGGCTGTTGTTTCCGGCGCTTGCGGTCTGGGCCGTGGCGGCCGTGTGGGGCATGCGGCGGGCGGGCGAGGGTCGGCCGTGGCTCCGCCGGGCGCTCGGGGGGCTCGCCGGCTGGTGCGTTGCCGTCAATTTGTTCTCGTTTGCCGTGTACCACCACGCCGTTATCGAGCCGGCCGTGCCGCTCTTCGGCGCTCCGCACGAGCGCGAGGAATGGCTCGCGCGCCATGTCCCTTACCGCCCCGCGGCGCAGTGCGCCAACGAGAAGCTCGCGCCTTCGGACAAAATTCTTCTGGTCGGCGAAACCCGCACCTATTATCTTCGCGTTCCCCACGAATCGGACACGGCCTACGACCGCACGGCGATCGTGGAATACGCGGCGGAGGCGGACTCCGCCGAGACGCTGGCCCGCGTCCTGCGCGAAAAAGGTTTTACCCATCTCCTCATCCATGCGCGGGAAGTCGAGCGCCTGCACCGCCAGTACGGCTATATGGCATTTCACGAAGGCGGGCACCTGGAGATTTTTCAGGCGCTTCTCGCGCAGTGCGCCCCCGTCTGCTCGGAAAACGGCGTGGAGCTTCTTCAGCTTCCCTGA
- a CDS encoding lytic transglycosylase domain-containing protein, with translation MKGRQVRCALGAALCLGMGVSLNLAPSDGPSVRSPVPQHQARHAEPVLMMDGFNWHEVFQIKHYLERYPAPLSEQEAETIAYAVYLASLKYNLSPEMILAVIATESSFNAQAVSPKGAVGLMQIMPSTGQYLAAGLGFGLESDTERLTDPWLNIDCGAYYLRDLMRRFGSVETALVAYNYGPTEIAYRIESGDFSPRAYSYPKKVLRENWPGALAPLR, from the coding sequence ATGAAAGGGAGACAAGTTCGATGCGCCTTGGGAGCCGCGCTGTGCCTCGGCATGGGGGTGAGCCTTAACCTCGCGCCGAGCGACGGCCCTTCTGTGCGCTCCCCCGTTCCGCAGCACCAGGCGCGCCACGCCGAGCCGGTCCTGATGATGGACGGCTTCAACTGGCACGAGGTGTTCCAAATCAAGCACTACCTCGAACGCTATCCGGCCCCCCTGTCCGAGCAAGAAGCGGAGACCATTGCCTACGCGGTGTACCTCGCAAGCCTCAAGTACAACCTCTCGCCGGAGATGATTCTCGCCGTGATAGCCACCGAAAGCTCCTTCAATGCCCAGGCCGTCTCGCCCAAGGGCGCCGTGGGACTCATGCAGATTATGCCCTCGACGGGGCAGTACCTTGCGGCGGGGCTGGGATTCGGTCTGGAGAGCGACACGGAGAGGCTCACCGATCCCTGGCTCAACATCGACTGCGGCGCCTACTACTTGAGAGACCTGATGCGCCGCTTCGGAAGCGTCGAGACCGCCCTCGTCGCCTACAACTACGGCCCGACCGAAATCGCCTACCGAATCGAGAGCGGCGATTTTTCCCCCCGCGCCTACAGCTATCCGAAGAAAGTTCTTCGAGAGAATTGGCCGGGCGCGCTCGCCCCGCTGCGATAG
- a CDS encoding protein kinase, producing the protein MGYCLFCDVENPPGAVFCSGCGASLEEAAEGDSLAPASAPSSGASRAAPEPPVEAATPFAKGSVLSGRYELLEVSGSGTYASIWKARDQRTGEAVAVKVLDFTPFDEAENKEAKARFLREGAICQKLKHDHIVRVFEVDEAQDTPYFVMEWMQSQSLRYVLDKKGALGVPQAVDIARKVAEALECAHGMGVYHRDLKPANIVFNEDGEVKLTDFGIAKVLDDMGEGGLTRPGTVLGTIEYIAPEYISDGRVGPASDIYSLGMVLYEMLAGRLAFTGKTPLDIMRKHLKEIPVPPSQKNPNADISPLLESVVLKCLDKNPEDRYGNPSALLKDLDRAVPRPSEAPQVPGQAPAEAGMVGRTIRDYEIVELLGEGGMASVYKARHTRLGSFRAIKVIRRELGEQPNFYERFRAEAQIAERLSHPSLAILHDFSQTDDGLIYAVWEFVEGDTIQKRFGAGKPFLPQEAAEIVWQVAGGLVAAHQQGIYHRDIAPDNIILLATEDGSVRVKVIDFGIAKFVRGEDENVQTDYRYFLGKVGYSAPEQIGNLKPGEVLDGRCDVFSLGAVLYELLAGQRLFKANAFFPYMKELALMDPSSLAFPGSVPEALQTVVRRAVQPDRNARYASMEEFTEEFLHVMNQAFAEPAPSEEEAPEPAEPEPAEPEPAEPEPAEPEPAPPAAERAAPRPRPVAPAKPVPPPRLRPITGQEKIPEKRTPFRPPLLRETARINLEHVSLPALLGNMFRQKKTGALCFSFGAHRFDVYAHAGAVVNIAGDGAAFVKDLRGLASPLRFFTQNPEIKCAFGATGPSAVPHDFSLSLAALMWEVCQPEDVAKAAEVMRDIKASPALTMSSMEIAKHIALTSEEAYFLGMVEAASSFRELLASSPLETDDAARLVACLVWMGAIPVASEEPQWLDADLFEHALNAETLVSKEQEAEKQKILSFYEKLREAPGPADVLGVSSTAIDAHVESAHAALAQEYAAERFSPAVRKALSHELAMIGMRLSEAYLLMLNRKARAPDQAPVHDDAELLDDEKYRVRVSTIKTSKEKEQEDKLRIAESYYHQAQAAFKKNDYWPCIQLCEAAVSANPGRPEFYILMGRAQRKNPKWIKRAITSLEKAISLDLVNEEARLELAKLYIEKGMKTRARHELEELMRHIPKSQEAADLLSGLGKRKR; encoded by the coding sequence ATGGGCTACTGTCTCTTTTGCGACGTGGAGAACCCCCCCGGCGCCGTGTTCTGCTCGGGCTGCGGAGCATCGCTTGAGGAAGCGGCGGAGGGGGACAGCCTCGCACCCGCCTCGGCGCCCTCTTCGGGAGCGTCCCGCGCGGCCCCGGAGCCTCCCGTCGAGGCCGCGACGCCTTTTGCGAAGGGCTCGGTCCTGAGCGGGCGCTACGAGCTCCTGGAGGTCTCGGGCTCCGGCACCTACGCCTCCATCTGGAAAGCGCGCGACCAGCGAACGGGAGAGGCGGTGGCCGTCAAGGTTCTGGACTTTACTCCTTTCGACGAGGCGGAAAACAAGGAAGCCAAGGCACGGTTTCTGCGCGAGGGGGCCATCTGCCAAAAGCTGAAACACGACCACATCGTCCGCGTGTTCGAGGTCGACGAGGCCCAAGACACGCCCTATTTCGTGATGGAATGGATGCAGAGCCAATCCCTCCGCTATGTGCTCGACAAGAAGGGCGCCCTTGGCGTTCCGCAAGCCGTGGACATCGCCCGCAAGGTGGCGGAAGCCCTCGAGTGCGCGCACGGCATGGGCGTCTACCATCGAGATTTGAAGCCCGCGAACATCGTGTTCAACGAGGACGGCGAAGTGAAGCTCACCGATTTCGGCATCGCCAAGGTGCTCGACGACATGGGCGAGGGCGGCTTGACGCGCCCCGGCACGGTTCTGGGCACGATCGAGTACATCGCGCCCGAATACATTAGCGACGGCAGGGTCGGCCCCGCGTCGGACATCTACTCCCTGGGCATGGTGCTTTACGAAATGCTCGCCGGCCGGCTCGCGTTCACGGGAAAAACGCCCCTCGACATCATGCGCAAGCACCTGAAGGAAATTCCCGTGCCGCCGTCCCAGAAGAATCCCAACGCGGACATCTCCCCCCTTCTCGAATCGGTCGTCTTGAAGTGCCTGGACAAAAACCCGGAGGACCGCTACGGGAATCCCTCGGCTCTGCTCAAGGATTTAGACCGCGCCGTCCCCCGGCCCTCCGAGGCGCCGCAAGTCCCGGGGCAGGCGCCCGCGGAGGCGGGCATGGTGGGCCGAACGATTCGCGACTACGAAATCGTGGAGCTTCTGGGCGAGGGCGGCATGGCCTCGGTCTACAAGGCCCGCCACACGCGCCTCGGGAGCTTCCGCGCCATCAAGGTCATCCGCAGGGAACTGGGGGAGCAGCCCAATTTCTACGAGCGGTTCCGCGCCGAGGCCCAAATCGCCGAGCGTCTTTCCCACCCGAGCCTTGCGATCCTGCACGATTTCAGCCAGACCGATGACGGCCTCATCTACGCCGTCTGGGAGTTCGTCGAAGGGGACACGATTCAAAAACGGTTTGGAGCGGGAAAGCCCTTTCTGCCCCAGGAGGCCGCCGAAATCGTATGGCAGGTGGCCGGGGGACTCGTGGCCGCCCATCAACAGGGCATCTACCACCGCGACATCGCTCCCGACAACATCATTCTGCTTGCGACCGAGGACGGCTCCGTCCGCGTAAAGGTCATTGACTTCGGCATCGCCAAGTTCGTCCGCGGCGAGGACGAGAACGTCCAGACCGACTACCGCTACTTCCTCGGCAAAGTGGGCTACAGCGCGCCCGAGCAGATAGGAAACCTCAAACCGGGAGAGGTGCTCGACGGGCGCTGCGACGTCTTCTCTCTCGGCGCCGTGCTCTACGAGCTGCTCGCGGGGCAGCGGCTCTTTAAGGCCAACGCCTTTTTCCCTTACATGAAGGAGCTCGCGCTCATGGACCCCTCGAGCCTTGCGTTTCCGGGCTCGGTGCCCGAAGCGCTGCAAACGGTGGTGCGGCGCGCCGTCCAGCCCGACCGCAACGCGCGCTACGCCTCGATGGAGGAATTTACCGAAGAGTTTTTGCATGTGATGAATCAGGCGTTCGCGGAGCCGGCCCCGTCGGAGGAGGAGGCTCCCGAGCCCGCGGAACCCGAGCCCGCGGAACCCGAGCCCGCGGAACCCGAGCCCGCGGAACCCGAGCCCGCGCCCCCCGCGGCCGAGCGCGCCGCTCCCAGGCCGCGCCCTGTGGCGCCGGCCAAACCGGTGCCTCCTCCGCGGCTGCGCCCCATCACGGGGCAGGAAAAAATTCCCGAAAAACGCACGCCGTTCCGCCCGCCCCTCCTGCGGGAGACGGCGAGAATTAATTTGGAGCACGTCTCGCTTCCGGCGCTTTTGGGAAACATGTTTCGCCAGAAGAAAACCGGCGCCTTGTGCTTCTCCTTCGGCGCGCACCGCTTCGACGTGTACGCCCACGCCGGCGCGGTCGTCAACATCGCGGGAGACGGCGCGGCCTTCGTGAAGGACCTGCGGGGGCTGGCTTCGCCGCTGCGCTTCTTCACGCAGAATCCCGAAATCAAGTGCGCCTTCGGCGCGACAGGCCCGTCGGCCGTGCCGCACGATTTTTCCCTTTCGCTCGCGGCGCTCATGTGGGAGGTCTGCCAGCCGGAAGACGTGGCCAAGGCCGCGGAGGTCATGCGCGACATCAAGGCAAGTCCCGCGCTGACGATGTCCTCCATGGAGATTGCCAAGCACATTGCGCTCACGTCGGAAGAGGCGTACTTTTTGGGCATGGTGGAGGCCGCGTCCTCGTTCCGCGAGCTCTTGGCAAGCAGTCCCCTGGAGACCGATGACGCGGCGAGATTGGTTGCGTGTCTTGTGTGGATGGGCGCCATCCCCGTCGCCTCGGAAGAGCCCCAGTGGCTCGACGCGGATCTTTTCGAGCATGCCCTCAACGCCGAAACACTCGTCTCGAAAGAGCAGGAGGCCGAGAAGCAGAAGATACTGTCCTTTTACGAAAAGCTGCGCGAGGCGCCGGGGCCCGCGGACGTTTTGGGTGTTTCTTCGACGGCCATCGACGCGCATGTGGAGAGCGCCCACGCGGCCCTCGCGCAGGAGTACGCCGCGGAGCGCTTCTCACCGGCCGTGCGCAAGGCCCTCTCGCACGAGCTTGCCATGATCGGGATGCGCCTTTCGGAGGCCTATCTTCTCATGCTCAATCGCAAGGCGCGCGCGCCCGACCAGGCGCCGGTGCATGACGACGCCGAGCTGCTTGACGACGAGAAATACAGGGTGCGCGTGAGCACGATCAAAACGAGCAAGGAAAAAGAGCAGGAGGATAAGCTGCGCATCGCCGAGAGCTACTACCATCAGGCGCAAGCGGCCTTCAAGAAAAACGATTACTGGCCGTGCATCCAACTCTGCGAAGCCGCCGTTTCGGCTAACCCCGGCCGCCCCGAGTTCTACATCCTCATGGGGCGAGCGCAAAGGAAGAACCCGAAATGGATCAAGAGAGCCATCACCTCGCTCGAAAAGGCCATCTCGCTTGATCTCGTGAACGAGGAGGCCCGCCTGGAGCTTGCAAAGCTCTACATCGAGAAGGGCATGAAGACGCGCGCGCGCCATGAACTTGAGGAGCTCATGCGTCACATCCCCAAGTCGCAGGAAGCCGCCGACCTTCTCAGTGGGCTCGGAAAGAGAAAACGGTAG